In a single window of the Nocardiopsis composta genome:
- a CDS encoding NUDIX hydrolase, with product MADGRDREDGPVSGEEERRFLAGYDPRAFTPAAVTVDVAALTIRSGVPHVLLVRREAHPQRGRWALPGGFVRAEDGPDGPADPDLPDAALRVLSEKTRLPADPHLEQLGTYGRRGRDPRMRVISVAYLLLAPDLPDPRAGRDTAEAAWIPWSDLGHGEGARPRVEPAFDHAGIVADAVERARSKLEYTALATAFLPPAFTITRLREVYEAVWGRPLHAANFHRKILATPGFVEDTGELAPSGGSGGRRPRLYRAGGAALLHPPLLRSAP from the coding sequence GTGGCCGACGGACGGGATCGGGAGGACGGCCCCGTATCCGGCGAGGAGGAGCGGCGGTTCCTCGCCGGGTACGACCCGCGTGCGTTCACCCCGGCGGCGGTGACCGTGGACGTCGCCGCCCTCACCATCCGGTCGGGGGTGCCGCACGTGCTGCTGGTCCGCCGCGAGGCGCACCCCCAGCGCGGGCGGTGGGCGCTGCCGGGCGGGTTCGTCCGGGCGGAGGACGGGCCGGACGGCCCCGCCGACCCCGACCTGCCCGACGCCGCGCTGCGCGTGCTCTCCGAGAAGACCCGGCTGCCGGCCGATCCGCACCTGGAGCAGCTGGGCACCTACGGCCGCCGGGGCCGCGACCCGCGGATGCGGGTCATCTCCGTCGCCTACCTGCTGCTCGCCCCCGACCTGCCCGACCCCCGGGCCGGCCGGGACACCGCCGAGGCCGCCTGGATCCCCTGGTCCGACCTGGGCCACGGGGAGGGGGCGCGGCCCCGCGTCGAACCCGCCTTCGACCACGCCGGCATCGTTGCCGACGCGGTGGAGCGCGCCCGGTCCAAACTGGAGTACACCGCCCTGGCCACCGCCTTCCTCCCGCCCGCCTTCACCATCACCCGGCTGCGCGAGGTCTACGAGGCCGTCTGGGGGCGCCCGCTGCACGCCGCCAACTTCCACCGCAAGATCCTGGCCACCCCCGGCTTCGTGGAGGACACCGGAGAGCTCGCCCCCAGCGGCGGCTCCGGCGGCCGCCGCCCGCGCCTGTACCGCGCCGGCGGCGCCGCCCTGCTCCACCCGCCGCTGCTGCGGAGCGCCCCGTGA
- a CDS encoding J domain-containing protein: MTPAPGGTGPARARRPGAGHGEAPFEEALRAIAAARDPAELFGPPPEDAGPPGAAAVAAYRRLARRVHPDRAPRGRADEAGRAFAALGALWAEHRAAAETGGGTVLATRTRRYRVGPVAARGDIADVRPVRYRDGGPRAGALKLARSPADNDLLLAEAEALERITGHGRPEFRAFFPEPVEAIRHRDPATGVERHGTVLGGLAGFVPLSELHRAHPDGIDPRDAAWMWRRLLAAAGAAAEAGVVHGAIVPEHVLIHPEEHGLVLIDWCYSVTAGAPGRHVPALVPGRTGFYPPEVPDRRPAAAATDVFMAARCMEHITGGRLPKPLRAFARGCTLPSPARRPADGFAALSDLDDLLERRYGPRRFRPFSTPARRIAL, translated from the coding sequence GTGACGCCCGCGCCGGGCGGGACGGGGCCGGCCCGCGCACGGCGCCCCGGCGCCGGCCACGGGGAGGCCCCGTTCGAGGAGGCGCTGCGCGCCATCGCGGCGGCGCGGGACCCGGCCGAGCTGTTCGGGCCTCCGCCCGAGGACGCGGGTCCGCCGGGGGCGGCCGCGGTCGCGGCCTACCGCCGGCTCGCCCGGCGCGTCCACCCCGACCGCGCACCGCGGGGGCGCGCGGACGAGGCCGGGCGCGCCTTCGCCGCGCTCGGCGCGCTCTGGGCGGAGCACCGCGCCGCGGCCGAGACCGGGGGCGGCACCGTCCTGGCCACCCGGACCCGCAGGTACCGGGTGGGCCCGGTGGCGGCCCGGGGCGACATCGCCGACGTCCGCCCGGTCCGCTACCGGGACGGCGGGCCGCGCGCCGGCGCGCTGAAGCTGGCCCGCTCCCCCGCCGACAACGACCTGCTGCTGGCCGAGGCCGAGGCGCTGGAGAGGATCACCGGGCACGGGCGGCCGGAGTTCCGCGCCTTCTTCCCCGAACCGGTCGAGGCGATCCGGCACCGCGACCCGGCGACCGGGGTCGAGCGGCACGGAACCGTGCTCGGCGGGCTCGCCGGCTTCGTCCCCCTCTCCGAGCTGCACCGCGCCCACCCGGACGGGATCGACCCGCGCGACGCGGCGTGGATGTGGCGCCGGCTGCTCGCCGCCGCCGGGGCCGCCGCCGAGGCGGGGGTCGTGCACGGCGCGATCGTGCCCGAGCACGTGCTGATCCACCCCGAGGAGCACGGCCTGGTCCTCATCGACTGGTGCTACTCGGTGACCGCGGGCGCCCCGGGCCGGCACGTCCCGGCGCTGGTCCCGGGCCGCACCGGGTTCTACCCGCCCGAGGTGCCCGACCGCCGCCCCGCCGCGGCGGCGACCGACGTGTTCATGGCGGCCCGCTGCATGGAGCACATCACCGGCGGGCGGCTGCCGAAGCCGCTGCGGGCCTTCGCCCGCGGCTGCACCCTGCCCTCCCCCGCCCGCCGCCCCGCCGACGGGTTCGCCGCCCTCTCCGACCTCGACGACCTGCTGGAGCGCCGGTACGGGCCGCGGCGCTTCCGCCCGTTCTCCACCCCGGCCCGGCGGATCGCGCTCTGA